One Tolypothrix bouteillei VB521301 DNA window includes the following coding sequences:
- the mads6 gene encoding methylation-associated defense system protein kinase MAD6 yields the protein MPAEYIPFGEPENESERMAINYLRGHLPNSYKIFANLEIKQGVEIFEIDLIILAPHCVYVVDIKNWRGRIEIYDRHWYPENYQPYPSPLKKLRKHAKVISSTICDTNRALQQHLSRVHIQATVLMTSDDVEVIDKGDKDGDHVTYLDKRCLDYFQSVACVPPQRLTIIKPYVNYVEKAIRGKSQPKTSPHRYLHWQVEEKLGGNDRYTEYRAVNQMIGTADCTVRLRVYKVDPLLEPVERAAQHKLIGTAFLAVFKIPRHPNILPVRDCFISQTDDGIVLVTDDVPGQALSQHLKKHSLNLEQKISIIRDVLRALEHVHKHGVIHRNITPDSILIAADEQASLTSFDYARVPSHTSTIADEIAEDLAEYAVYQAVECQNDPSQASIQSDLFSAGLVFYTLLTGVAAFEDANQISEENALFPVKPSERNSELSPAWDIWLQKLCAFAPQDRFPDAGTALQEFSSLVSNPISSVPVEESSLDGLDITNLLPNTLIDERYQIIKRLGRPGSFGVAYQVFDTLGEVERVLKLVTKDRYSVYERLQQEYKTLQKVPKHPHIVEVIWAGQLKDDTPFIVFEYVQGQDVQHLIETKAISVKQSIEIVAQTAVGLSHLHEHKVCHQDIKPSNLLVTDTGVRIIDFNVAVSDGDEIVISAGTRRYLPPDCKLTSSLTLAEKIDRDLYALGIVFYECVTGCYPFDEPQPPKKKLPRDPREVKGCENLDGELVKLLMRAIAPQRSKRFSSAEEFLAELGGINRRGAEVAEEREERGDGEREISLFEVPIRNEVNGDKPVVLDPTELYEIPPGYTAIATEVDWMRSFGVSGSPWWVKGKRLCDWAVEWLQVWNRMDEVAEIKPDPKVRLQSLFGSLPLPQEWSDKQILALVTRLDSYPQENPIARLLADVLGHEEIWFGEASITHLATWLTVRVPQECKPLEKVWQQQFQDCDLATYYLTEDKFQLLRCWLGIAKPSLTELGKYSLDIPDIIAQEFDRYWEQQMYLTQGEVLKHLPPHQAGMERIASIALKVAKQRPNWSDRVKETGIAVYLSYQQKQELQDLQSPTQPELLPLDASPSQALTWVTQSYLPFRRWEVISQPLERRTSERLADSFVEWMLLHYPQMKVDSVENSYLNYSVASPVRDLCQSGPVLWVVVDGLGWLDHMELLSILSQNHQLAVEKDIEPRFSILPTKTEYAKGSLYSQLLPNSSAWEKDSIKKAFAKMGLGEHYTDNRIDRLRKDLRKRKHKLYCWDTTQFDELHHNSSDWQHLYNIKRPYTLELIAREIVSFVEEYPNPEELRVAIASDHGQILGTSEKITCPRELEPQGRIAIGKTTDPRFVVLESDRYGLPNDISVVRSSATISSFNYNSDKKILGSHGGLFPEEVVVGFSVLKKTIQRSPVIITCHGEGEAGKPGRIEITIDNSNSVPLTDLYLYIKELPSFDTKKPLEKTIPANQRVSFQLTIPKTPELSLTHESDRLPLSGELTFKFAGRETNSANLTLDSQITITQMFISQGFNIDEFL from the coding sequence ATGCCAGCTGAATACATTCCTTTTGGCGAACCGGAAAATGAATCGGAACGCATGGCGATAAACTACTTGCGCGGTCATTTGCCTAATTCTTACAAAATTTTTGCTAACTTGGAAATTAAACAAGGTGTGGAAATTTTTGAGATTGACTTGATTATACTGGCACCTCACTGTGTTTATGTTGTTGATATCAAGAACTGGCGCGGGCGTATTGAAATTTATGACCGTCATTGGTATCCGGAGAATTACCAGCCTTACCCATCACCTCTCAAGAAATTAAGAAAACACGCTAAAGTTATCAGCAGCACGATCTGTGACACCAATCGCGCTCTACAGCAGCATTTAAGCAGGGTTCACATCCAAGCGACTGTGTTGATGACTTCTGACGACGTGGAAGTCATTGATAAGGGCGACAAAGATGGCGACCACGTCACTTATCTTGATAAACGCTGTCTTGACTATTTTCAAAGCGTTGCTTGCGTTCCACCCCAACGGCTGACGATTATCAAGCCCTACGTCAACTATGTGGAAAAAGCGATTCGGGGAAAATCTCAACCAAAAACTTCCCCCCATCGTTATTTGCATTGGCAAGTTGAGGAGAAATTGGGAGGAAACGATCGCTATACTGAATACCGTGCAGTCAATCAAATGATAGGTACTGCTGACTGTACTGTACGCTTGCGGGTTTACAAAGTTGACCCCTTGCTAGAACCAGTGGAAAGAGCAGCACAACACAAGCTTATTGGCACTGCTTTTTTAGCTGTTTTCAAGATTCCTCGCCATCCTAATATATTACCAGTACGAGATTGTTTTATCAGTCAGACTGATGATGGTATTGTGTTGGTGACTGATGATGTACCGGGACAAGCTCTCAGCCAACACCTTAAAAAGCACAGTTTGAATCTAGAACAGAAAATTTCTATTATCCGGGATGTTCTCCGTGCTTTGGAACACGTCCACAAACACGGGGTGATTCACCGCAACATAACTCCTGACAGTATTTTAATTGCTGCTGACGAACAAGCGAGCCTGACGAGTTTTGATTATGCTCGCGTTCCGAGTCACACAAGTACCATTGCTGATGAGATTGCAGAAGATTTGGCTGAGTACGCTGTTTATCAAGCTGTGGAATGTCAAAACGACCCTTCCCAAGCAAGCATTCAATCGGATCTTTTCTCTGCTGGGCTGGTTTTCTACACCTTGCTGACAGGGGTCGCAGCTTTTGAAGATGCGAATCAAATTAGTGAAGAGAATGCTCTGTTTCCTGTCAAACCCTCAGAACGCAATTCCGAACTCTCCCCTGCTTGGGATATATGGTTGCAGAAGCTTTGTGCTTTTGCACCTCAAGACCGCTTTCCTGATGCTGGTACAGCACTGCAAGAATTCTCTTCTCTGGTGTCAAACCCTATTTCCTCTGTTCCTGTGGAAGAATCTTCCTTGGATGGGCTTGATATCACCAACCTTCTCCCGAATACACTTATCGATGAGCGTTACCAAATTATAAAACGCTTGGGTCGTCCGGGTAGCTTTGGTGTTGCTTACCAAGTCTTTGACACTTTGGGGGAGGTTGAACGAGTTTTGAAATTGGTCACCAAAGATCGGTATTCAGTTTACGAGAGGTTGCAACAGGAGTACAAGACTTTGCAAAAAGTTCCAAAACACCCTCATATTGTTGAGGTGATTTGGGCTGGTCAATTAAAGGATGATACTCCTTTTATTGTTTTTGAGTACGTTCAAGGTCAAGATGTTCAACATCTGATTGAAACCAAAGCTATCTCTGTAAAACAATCTATTGAGATTGTCGCACAAACTGCTGTTGGTTTGTCTCACTTGCACGAGCACAAGGTTTGCCATCAAGATATTAAACCTTCTAATCTCTTGGTGACGGACACGGGCGTGCGAATTATTGATTTTAATGTGGCGGTGTCTGATGGTGATGAGATAGTTATCTCTGCTGGAACTCGTCGTTACTTACCTCCTGACTGCAAATTGACTTCGAGTTTAACTCTGGCTGAGAAAATAGACCGGGATTTGTATGCTTTGGGTATTGTTTTCTATGAATGCGTGACGGGTTGTTACCCTTTTGATGAACCCCAGCCTCCAAAGAAAAAATTACCTCGCGACCCTCGTGAGGTGAAAGGTTGTGAGAATTTGGATGGAGAATTGGTAAAATTGCTGATGCGTGCGATCGCTCCTCAAAGATCCAAGCGTTTTTCTTCGGCTGAGGAATTCTTGGCGGAGTTAGGGGGAATAAACCGCAGAGGCGCTGAGGTCGCAGAGGAAAGAGAGGAAAGGGGTGATGGGGAGAGGGAAATTTCTTTGTTTGAGGTTCCTATAAGGAATGAGGTGAACGGGGATAAGCCTGTAGTTCTTGACCCTACAGAGTTGTATGAGATTCCTCCCGGTTATACCGCGATCGCAACTGAGGTAGACTGGATGCGGTCTTTTGGTGTCAGTGGTTCTCCATGGTGGGTGAAGGGTAAGCGCTTGTGCGATTGGGCTGTGGAATGGTTGCAGGTGTGGAATAGAATGGATGAAGTGGCAGAAATTAAGCCAGATCCCAAGGTGCGCTTGCAAAGTTTGTTTGGCTCTTTGCCTTTACCTCAGGAGTGGTCCGATAAACAGATACTGGCTCTTGTTACCAGGCTTGACTCTTATCCTCAAGAAAATCCTATTGCTCGCTTACTTGCAGACGTGTTGGGTCATGAGGAAATTTGGTTTGGAGAAGCTTCCATTACCCATCTTGCCACATGGCTGACTGTTCGAGTTCCCCAAGAGTGCAAACCTTTAGAGAAAGTATGGCAGCAACAGTTTCAAGACTGTGACTTGGCGACTTATTACTTAACAGAAGATAAGTTTCAACTTCTGCGTTGTTGGCTTGGTATTGCCAAACCTTCCCTCACCGAACTTGGGAAGTATTCTCTGGATATTCCCGATATTATCGCACAAGAGTTTGATCGATACTGGGAACAGCAGATGTACCTCACCCAGGGCGAAGTTCTCAAACATCTTCCCCCACACCAAGCAGGTATGGAACGTATCGCCAGTATTGCTCTTAAAGTAGCCAAGCAGCGTCCGAATTGGAGCGATCGCGTCAAAGAAACAGGGATTGCTGTTTATCTTAGCTACCAGCAGAAGCAAGAACTCCAAGACCTCCAATCTCCAACCCAACCGGAACTTTTACCTCTTGATGCTAGCCCCAGCCAAGCACTCACCTGGGTGACGCAAAGCTATCTTCCCTTCCGTCGTTGGGAAGTCATTTCCCAGCCTCTGGAACGTAGAACCAGCGAACGCTTGGCGGATAGCTTTGTAGAATGGATGCTACTGCATTATCCCCAGATGAAGGTAGACTCGGTTGAAAATTCCTATCTCAACTACAGTGTTGCATCCCCAGTCCGCGATCTTTGCCAGTCGGGTCCAGTGCTTTGGGTAGTGGTGGATGGTTTGGGATGGTTAGATCACATGGAACTTTTGTCTATCCTCAGCCAAAATCACCAACTGGCTGTGGAAAAGGACATCGAACCTCGGTTCAGTATTTTGCCAACGAAGACAGAGTACGCGAAAGGGAGTTTGTACTCTCAACTTTTGCCCAACAGTTCTGCTTGGGAAAAAGACAGCATCAAAAAAGCTTTTGCAAAAATGGGCTTGGGGGAACACTATACAGACAACCGTATCGATCGCTTACGCAAAGATTTAAGGAAAAGAAAACACAAACTCTATTGTTGGGACACAACCCAGTTTGACGAATTGCATCACAACAGCAGTGATTGGCAGCATCTCTATAATATCAAGCGTCCCTACACCCTAGAACTTATAGCCAGAGAAATCGTATCTTTTGTGGAAGAGTACCCCAACCCAGAAGAACTTCGAGTGGCGATCGCTAGCGACCACGGTCAGATTTTAGGAACCTCTGAAAAAATTACCTGTCCCCGAGAATTAGAACCCCAGGGAAGAATCGCAATTGGCAAAACCACCGACCCCCGCTTTGTCGTGTTGGAGAGCGATCGCTACGGCTTACCAAACGATATCAGTGTCGTGCGAAGTTCTGCCACCATAAGTTCGTTTAATTATAACTCCGACAAAAAAATCCTTGGTTCTCATGGAGGGCTTTTCCCCGAAGAAGTTGTCGTTGGTTTCTCTGTTCTGAAAAAAACCATTCAACGCAGTCCCGTTATCATCACCTGTCATGGAGAAGGAGAAGCGGGAAAACCTGGAAGAATAGAGATTACTATTGATAATTCCAACTCCGTACCCCTAACAGATTTGTATCTCTATATAAAAGAATTGCCCTCATTTGACACGAAAAAACCCCTAGAAAAAACAATTCCAGCCAATCAACGAGTCAGCTTCCAACTCACAATACCCAAAACCCCGGAATTATCCCTCACCCATGAAAGCGATCGCCTACCCCTATCCGGAGAACTTACTTTTAAGTTTGCAGGTCGTGAAACCAACAGCGCAAACCTTACACTAGATTCTCAAATTACCATCACTCAAATGTTTATTAGCCAAGGATTTAACATCGATGAATTCCTGTAA
- a CDS encoding WD40 repeat domain-containing protein: MSVNQPEHNDAVLGGEVPHLINSAVLGGIEGVKKRLASSSEETRIAALTDALQYEEVGLDLVIRALEDKVQSTQKAAYLLLRNKKDPKIIRALQGLNYWSWMECLTTLKYHVYMSSLPMTPDGKKIIFGGIGAIHIWNWEENTMQRQILQGHSDEVNFFDFSSDRQIIIGGSWGDARIKVWNWQTGEILCSPMKEYSLGIHSMAVCSDEDTVIVGCMKEGFIKVWNWKINKIIRVIDAYSKGQVQVYISPDKKQLVSAGETSIKIWNWRTSELFYILETQQRIENSAINFEKNIIAVRHSNKIKIFDLQTKKLQLTLQVQKETFSLALSQDGNTLIAGGRGQIQIWSLQTGKLLHTLYGHCDYIQCVTADNNQQIIVSNGHIDGIKVWGVR, translated from the coding sequence ATGTCAGTCAATCAGCCCGAACATAATGATGCCGTGTTGGGTGGAGAAGTTCCACATCTGATTAATAGTGCTGTTTTAGGTGGAATTGAAGGGGTAAAAAAGCGTTTGGCAAGTTCATCTGAAGAAACCCGAATAGCAGCACTTACCGATGCTTTACAATATGAGGAAGTTGGTTTAGATTTGGTTATTCGAGCTTTAGAAGATAAAGTACAATCCACACAAAAAGCTGCTTATCTTCTATTACGAAACAAGAAAGATCCAAAGATTATTCGAGCTTTACAAGGATTAAATTATTGGTCATGGATGGAGTGTCTGACGACTCTTAAATATCATGTTTATATGAGTTCTCTTCCCATGACTCCAGATGGCAAAAAAATTATTTTTGGCGGAATTGGAGCAATACATATTTGGAACTGGGAGGAGAATACGATGCAAAGACAGATTTTGCAAGGTCATTCAGATGAAGTTAATTTTTTTGATTTTAGTTCAGATAGGCAAATAATTATAGGTGGTAGTTGGGGAGACGCTCGCATCAAGGTTTGGAATTGGCAAACAGGAGAAATTTTGTGTTCTCCTATGAAAGAATACTCATTAGGTATTCATTCTATGGCTGTGTGCTCGGATGAAGATACAGTTATTGTTGGTTGTATGAAGGAAGGTTTCATTAAAGTATGGAATTGGAAAATTAATAAAATTATACGTGTTATAGACGCTTATTCAAAGGGTCAAGTTCAGGTTTATATAAGTCCGGATAAAAAACAATTAGTAAGTGCTGGTGAGACTAGTATCAAAATATGGAATTGGCGAACCAGCGAGCTATTCTATATCCTAGAAACGCAACAAAGAATTGAGAATTCAGCTATTAATTTTGAAAAAAATATTATTGCCGTCAGACATTCTAACAAAATTAAAATCTTTGATTTACAAACAAAAAAACTTCAATTAACTCTTCAAGTGCAGAAGGAAACATTTTCTCTAGCTCTCAGTCAAGATGGAAATACTCTTATTGCAGGTGGGAGAGGGCAAATTCAAATTTGGAGTTTACAAACTGGTAAACTTTTGCATACCCTATATGGGCATTGTGACTACATTCAATGCGTTACTGCTGATAATAACCAACAAATCATTGTTAGCAACGGTCATATAGACGGTATTAAAGTATGGGGTGTTAGGTAA
- a CDS encoding DUF4007 family protein, with protein sequence MAKLQLHFNGNFSLKKEEVARILQAATEEKGLNDSLENLMNRTSLGNAKVGRIKSWASRAGLVQENRPSPEGEIVWRLDRYFESYITSWLMHFYLSFGDKGLQKPPKNPADWGGWCYFIFSFLPQYNTFTVDELLHHFTSIFEEESKIISTRIKYILRAYTENQALASCKFLTVQEDKYSNQNATLPNPYLIGYFLAKLWERDFGDTTSVLTDDILQQKMGLAPVLAIETEALQECLNQLETLAIVEQRRTVSPAQIIRRWTDPLTLLEKAYTEG encoded by the coding sequence ATGGCTAAATTACAACTGCATTTCAACGGTAATTTTTCCCTAAAAAAAGAAGAAGTTGCCAGAATACTCCAAGCAGCTACAGAAGAAAAAGGCTTAAACGATAGCTTGGAAAACTTGATGAACAGAACGAGCTTGGGGAATGCTAAAGTTGGAAGAATCAAAAGTTGGGCAAGTCGTGCGGGTTTAGTTCAGGAGAACCGTCCCAGTCCTGAAGGGGAAATTGTTTGGCGTCTGGACCGTTACTTTGAATCATACATTACCAGCTGGTTGATGCACTTTTATCTCAGCTTTGGTGACAAAGGACTGCAAAAACCACCAAAGAATCCTGCGGATTGGGGCGGATGGTGTTATTTCATCTTTAGCTTTCTCCCTCAGTACAATACATTTACCGTTGATGAATTGCTGCATCATTTTACATCTATCTTTGAAGAAGAAAGCAAGATTATTTCAACAAGAATAAAATATATTTTGCGAGCCTATACCGAAAACCAAGCTTTAGCATCCTGTAAGTTTCTCACTGTTCAAGAAGATAAATATTCCAATCAAAATGCCACTTTACCCAATCCCTACCTAATTGGATACTTTCTAGCCAAACTATGGGAACGGGATTTTGGCGATACAACCTCTGTTCTAACCGACGACATCCTACAGCAAAAAATGGGATTGGCTCCCGTTCTTGCTATAGAAACTGAAGCATTGCAGGAGTGTCTCAATCAGTTAGAAACTTTGGCGATCGTCGAACAGAGGCGTACTGTCTCCCCAGCCCAGATAATTCGCCGTTGGACCGATCCCTTAACTTTGTTGGAAAAAGCATATACCGAAGGTTAA
- a CDS encoding YwqG family protein translates to MTRNKIFRLNSLRTSIHLEGCSVTHYRQRHEFSSEAEAEAFFEKSIQELLTQGWYDTESVPSDEDNEDFTPDELHKMFLELTERLDEFAIAITKPYLEILPYPTSETTPWQSKFGGFPYFPKQTPYPTAPDGTPLSLLAQINFAETPSLEDLPENGILQFYIEATSRTAFGLEKNPQLEQSTFRVLYFPEPDMNIDNLLDNFDFLPTPVGLPLSGCLALNFAVNSSPIGGLDYRFKSLMKSYFPIFQQSELSEQMENSLEELADDFLEEYEEKYWQSVKGHRIDGYPKFVQNDDREYFLDGEAYDFLLLQMDTDESNSIKWGDGGVGNFFIQHTALKRLDFSKVLYTYGSC, encoded by the coding sequence GTGACACGTAATAAAATATTTCGATTAAATTCACTCAGAACTTCTATTCACTTAGAAGGCTGTTCTGTTACACATTACAGACAGCGTCATGAATTTTCCTCTGAAGCAGAAGCAGAAGCTTTTTTTGAAAAAAGCATTCAAGAATTACTCACACAGGGTTGGTATGATACCGAGTCTGTACCCTCTGACGAAGATAACGAGGATTTTACTCCAGATGAGTTGCATAAGATGTTCTTAGAATTAACAGAACGTCTGGATGAGTTTGCGATCGCAATTACAAAACCATATTTAGAAATTTTGCCATATCCAACATCAGAAACAACCCCTTGGCAAAGTAAGTTTGGCGGTTTTCCTTATTTTCCCAAGCAGACTCCTTACCCCACAGCCCCAGATGGTACTCCCCTTAGCCTTTTAGCACAAATAAATTTTGCCGAAACTCCTTCTTTAGAAGATTTACCAGAAAATGGAATTCTTCAGTTTTATATTGAAGCCACAAGTCGGACAGCATTTGGTCTGGAAAAGAATCCACAATTAGAACAAAGCACTTTTCGAGTTCTTTACTTTCCCGAACCGGACATGAATATTGACAATCTGCTAGATAATTTTGACTTTTTACCCACACCTGTAGGTCTACCACTGTCAGGATGTTTGGCTTTAAATTTCGCCGTCAATTCCAGCCCGATTGGTGGTTTAGATTATCGTTTTAAATCCTTAATGAAAAGCTATTTCCCCATCTTTCAACAGAGCGAACTCAGCGAACAAATGGAGAATTCTCTCGAAGAACTAGCAGATGATTTCTTAGAGGAGTATGAAGAAAAATATTGGCAATCTGTAAAAGGACACCGTATAGATGGATATCCAAAATTTGTACAGAATGACGATCGCGAGTATTTTCTAGACGGGGAAGCTTACGATTTTCTGCTATTGCAAATGGATACTGACGAGAGTAACTCAATTAAGTGGGGAGATGGAGGAGTCGGTAACTTTTTTATTCAGCATACAGCGCTCAAACGCTTAGACTTTTCCAAAGTTCTTTACACCTATGGCTCTTGTTAA
- a CDS encoding M48 family metallopeptidase — MTRKEFTGLKTEVYEHPFDRKALVSLERTPVLPLLLKKVNEYGIDKLLWLQIIGNDFKVTTSNFLHLNDAFVEACKILDIAPIPELYLQRGTGYIKAYAVGVNKPVVGINLEGMEWLSHDELLFLFGHQLALIKGKYLAYQQLAHVMPVVKNLISSTTLGMGGIAANGVEIALYNWIVMARFTADRAGLLACQDVDVAITALMKLGGLPNEYLNKDTIDDFVMQARSFTVSNLDGLGQLTKTFSFMEYQLPWTVMRASELLKWVDSGDYQNLIDGKELSTQQIETQEDNEDWDFLADWNKIDQL, encoded by the coding sequence ATGACAAGAAAAGAATTTACAGGGCTAAAAACAGAAGTTTATGAGCATCCATTTGACCGGAAAGCGTTGGTGTCGTTAGAAAGAACCCCAGTGCTACCCCTGTTGCTTAAAAAAGTCAACGAGTATGGCATTGACAAGTTACTGTGGTTACAAATAATTGGTAATGATTTTAAAGTCACTACGAGTAATTTTCTCCACCTCAATGATGCTTTTGTTGAAGCTTGCAAAATCTTGGATATTGCTCCAATCCCAGAACTGTACCTCCAGCGTGGAACGGGATACATTAAAGCTTATGCAGTAGGGGTGAACAAGCCAGTAGTCGGTATCAATCTCGAAGGAATGGAATGGCTTTCCCACGATGAACTACTCTTTCTATTTGGGCATCAACTTGCTCTTATAAAAGGAAAATATTTAGCATATCAGCAATTGGCTCACGTCATGCCCGTTGTCAAAAACTTGATTAGCAGTACAACACTTGGTATGGGCGGAATAGCAGCAAACGGTGTAGAAATTGCGTTATACAACTGGATAGTTATGGCAAGATTTACTGCCGATCGCGCTGGTTTATTAGCTTGTCAGGATGTGGATGTTGCTATTACTGCCTTGATGAAATTAGGCGGCTTACCAAATGAATATTTAAATAAGGATACGATCGACGATTTTGTCATGCAAGCTCGTTCTTTTACAGTTAGCAATCTTGATGGTTTAGGTCAACTGACTAAGACGTTTAGCTTTATGGAATATCAATTACCGTGGACAGTAATGCGAGCATCTGAACTTTTGAAGTGGGTTGATTCAGGCGACTATCAAAATTTGATAGATGGA